One Desulfuromonas acetoxidans DSM 684 DNA segment encodes these proteins:
- a CDS encoding CheR family methyltransferase — protein MELTQRDFQRLSLFIYQKLGIKISDSKRTMLQGRLGKRLRALKLSCVEDYCEYLFSPQGEQMEHVHLFDVVTTNKTDFFRESGHFDYLTSQVLSSWQAGHRHGRRFRIWSAGCSTGEEPYTMAMVLNDYAQQHPGFDFEIIATDISTRVLDHARTAVYHKERIAPVAEQLRKRYLLKHKDSGNELVRISPDLRKKVRFGRLNFMDSTFQLPDKVDVIFCRNVIIYFDKTTQEKLVGKFCHHLKDDGFLFLGHSESLHGFSVPLHQVAPTVYRLI, from the coding sequence GTGGAACTGACTCAGCGTGATTTTCAGCGGTTATCCCTGTTTATTTACCAGAAGTTGGGTATTAAAATCTCTGACTCAAAACGCACGATGTTGCAAGGTCGACTGGGAAAACGACTGCGTGCCTTGAAATTGTCCTGTGTTGAAGATTATTGCGAGTACCTGTTTTCCCCTCAGGGAGAGCAGATGGAGCATGTTCATCTGTTTGACGTGGTGACGACCAACAAAACCGATTTCTTTCGTGAAAGCGGTCATTTTGACTATTTGACCTCGCAGGTATTGTCCTCCTGGCAGGCGGGACACCGCCATGGACGCCGGTTCAGGATCTGGAGTGCCGGTTGTTCCACCGGGGAGGAGCCTTACACCATGGCCATGGTTCTCAATGACTATGCCCAGCAGCATCCGGGATTCGATTTTGAAATTATTGCCACGGATATTTCAACACGGGTACTCGACCATGCCAGGACGGCTGTGTATCACAAAGAACGCATTGCTCCAGTCGCCGAGCAATTACGCAAACGTTACCTGCTGAAACATAAGGATTCCGGCAATGAGTTGGTGCGTATTTCGCCGGATCTGCGGAAAAAAGTGCGCTTCGGACGACTCAATTTTATGGACAGTACGTTTCAATTGCCGGATAAAGTAGATGTGATCTTTTGCCGAAATGTTATTATTTACTTCGACAAAACGACTCAGGAAAAACTGGTCGGAAAATTCTGTCACCATTTAAAGGATGATGGTTTTCTGTTTTTGGGCCATTCGGAGTCTTTGCACGGTTTTTCTGTGCCGTTGCATCAGGTTGCACCAACAGTCTACCGTCTCATCTAG
- a CDS encoding HAMP domain-containing methyl-accepting chemotaxis protein gives MLTNMTLAKKLILGFAVVLVLLMAVGGIGYNALNTAADGFGDYRELAKETNLSGRVQANMLMVRMNVKDFIITGSEEDQQQYQDYLQKTMEFLNQAHELIEDPKRSAMLGVATEDLNAYKTDFEKVVVLMNHRDDLVNNGVNITGPMIEKALTKILESARVDGDMEAAYYSSQALRSLLLARLYVMKFLEGNSQQAIDRVNQEFSALDKYYRLLEENLQNQQRRTLLVEARETSEKYAKVFEEITTTIFERNDYIKNSLDVLGPKVAAEFEDVKLDVKEIQDQLGPQVQASNEKAVQLIMVLVVAAIILGAVIALLLIRGVMRQLGCDPAIIERVMGVLAEGDLTQKLDVTDKNRHSVYGSVANMVEKLKDVVENVKGASTNVAAGSQELSASSEEMSQGATEQAAAAEEASSSMEEMAANIKQNADNAMQTEKIAIKSSQDAQSGGEAVAETVKAMKDIAEKISIIEEIARQTNLLALNAAIEAARAGEHGKGFAVVASEVRKLAERSQSAAAEISDLSSSSVEVAENAGEMLAKMVPDIQRTAELVQEIAAASKEQDTGADQVNKAIQQLDQVIQQNASAAEEMASTSEELNAQASQLQDTIDFFRVEGGTTVKTPPRRIEPTMKKIAIPPAKKTEPASGLALDMGAGRDSLDSEFEEY, from the coding sequence ATGTTAACCAACATGACACTGGCGAAAAAACTGATTTTGGGTTTTGCCGTTGTACTGGTGCTGCTCATGGCTGTTGGCGGTATTGGCTATAACGCTCTGAACACGGCTGCAGATGGTTTTGGAGATTATCGTGAACTGGCCAAAGAAACCAACCTGTCCGGACGCGTGCAGGCCAACATGCTCATGGTGCGCATGAATGTCAAAGATTTTATCATTACCGGCAGCGAGGAGGATCAGCAACAGTATCAGGACTATCTGCAGAAGACGATGGAGTTTCTCAATCAGGCGCATGAATTGATTGAAGATCCCAAACGGTCTGCAATGTTGGGTGTGGCAACAGAAGATTTAAACGCATATAAGACAGATTTTGAAAAAGTCGTGGTGCTGATGAATCACCGGGATGACCTTGTTAATAATGGCGTTAATATCACTGGGCCAATGATAGAAAAGGCGCTTACCAAAATCCTTGAGAGCGCGCGAGTGGATGGTGATATGGAAGCGGCCTATTACAGCAGCCAGGCGCTGCGCAGTTTGTTGTTGGCCCGGTTGTATGTCATGAAATTTCTCGAGGGGAACTCTCAACAGGCGATTGACCGGGTTAATCAGGAGTTTTCAGCACTGGACAAGTATTATCGTCTTCTTGAAGAAAACCTGCAGAATCAACAGCGCCGGACGCTGTTAGTTGAAGCCAGGGAGACTAGTGAAAAATACGCTAAGGTGTTCGAGGAAATTACAACGACAATCTTCGAGCGCAACGATTACATCAAGAATAGCCTTGATGTCCTTGGCCCGAAGGTTGCGGCCGAGTTTGAAGATGTCAAGCTGGATGTCAAAGAGATCCAGGACCAACTTGGACCTCAGGTGCAGGCGTCGAATGAAAAGGCCGTTCAATTGATCATGGTCCTGGTTGTTGCAGCAATTATTTTAGGTGCTGTCATTGCCCTTCTGCTGATTCGTGGCGTGATGCGCCAGCTCGGATGTGATCCGGCGATTATCGAGAGGGTGATGGGAGTGCTGGCGGAAGGCGACCTGACTCAGAAATTGGATGTTACGGATAAAAACCGCCATAGTGTCTATGGTTCGGTTGCCAACATGGTGGAAAAGCTCAAAGACGTGGTGGAAAACGTTAAAGGTGCCTCCACCAATGTGGCGGCCGGTAGCCAGGAGCTCTCGGCCAGTTCCGAAGAGATGAGTCAGGGTGCCACAGAGCAGGCTGCGGCTGCTGAAGAAGCGTCCTCGTCCATGGAAGAGATGGCGGCGAATATCAAGCAAAATGCCGATAACGCCATGCAGACGGAAAAGATAGCCATCAAGTCGTCTCAGGATGCTCAGAGTGGCGGTGAAGCTGTGGCTGAAACCGTTAAGGCCATGAAGGATATTGCTGAGAAGATCTCGATTATCGAAGAGATTGCCCGCCAGACCAATCTGCTGGCACTCAATGCGGCGATCGAAGCGGCACGAGCTGGTGAGCATGGCAAAGGGTTTGCCGTGGTAGCTTCGGAAGTACGTAAACTGGCTGAGCGCAGCCAGAGTGCTGCGGCTGAAATCAGTGATCTGTCGTCGAGCAGTGTCGAGGTGGCGGAGAATGCCGGTGAGATGCTGGCCAAAATGGTGCCGGATATCCAACGCACTGCTGAACTGGTCCAGGAAATTGCCGCAGCCAGCAAAGAGCAGGATACCGGGGCTGATCAGGTCAATAAAGCGATTCAACAATTGGATCAGGTCATTCAGCAGAATGCGTCTGCTGCTGAAGAGATGGCGTCCACTTCTGAGGAACTTAATGCGCAAGCCTCGCAATTACAGGACACCATTGATTTCTTTCGAGTTGAAGGCGGCACAACGGTGAAAACGCCACCGCGCCGTATTGAGCCGACAATGAAAAAGATTGCCATACCGCCCGCGAAAAAAACTGAGCCGGCTTCAGGGTTGGCTCTGGATATGGGGGCAGGACGCGATTCACTGGACAGTGAGTTTGAGGAATATTAA
- a CDS encoding chemotaxis protein CheW, with product MSAEDLEQMNQYLTFKLDEEVFALEIAKVREVLDFTDVTKVPQTPIFMRGVINLRGSVVPVVDMRVKFSMREAEATVNTCIIITEVVMDGEPSVLGALVDSVQEVLELDPDQIEPPPRIGTKLDTEFIRGMGKHNDEFIIILDIDRVFSADEISLIQQNSDATKA from the coding sequence ATGTCCGCAGAAGATTTGGAGCAGATGAACCAATATCTGACCTTCAAGCTCGACGAAGAAGTCTTTGCTCTCGAAATCGCCAAAGTACGCGAAGTACTCGACTTCACTGATGTCACCAAAGTGCCGCAGACTCCCATCTTCATGCGTGGCGTTATCAATCTGCGTGGCAGCGTTGTCCCCGTCGTCGACATGCGGGTCAAATTCAGCATGCGTGAAGCCGAAGCCACCGTCAACACCTGCATTATCATCACCGAAGTGGTCATGGACGGCGAACCCAGCGTGCTCGGCGCCCTGGTCGACTCAGTCCAGGAAGTGCTCGAACTCGACCCCGACCAGATCGAACCACCGCCACGCATCGGCACCAAGCTTGATACGGAGTTTATCCGTGGCATGGGTAAGCACAACGACGAATTCATCATTATTCTGGATATTGACCGGGTATTCTCGGCTGATGAAATTTCGCTGATTCAGCAAAACAGTGATGCCACTAAAGCGTGA
- a CDS encoding chemotaxis protein CheA has protein sequence MQDAPQNAFKEEAYELLSELEDSLLELEEQPDDHETISKVFRAMHTIKGSGAMFGFTTISEFTHEVETVFDLVRNGELPVTKQLVDLSLKARDHILALLDCDAEEQGGYAAQGADLVAQFQALAGGGSAPATLAASVADADNADTKNDYTTYRIRFRPSLDIMHNGTSIAQLLDELAELGTCRTIAHKANVRALDELNAEDCYASWDIILTSDCGEDAIRDVFIFVEDDCELIIKAIDLGSDEDGMDRKRLGDILIERGEISQAEIDDVLAHNKRIGDLLVEANLVSRDQVDSALLEQQEIRKLKEKKKEKSQGASSLRVPADKLDDLVNLVGEMVTVQSRLSQVANQRHDADLLSIAEEVERLTEDLRDSTLNIRMLPIGSTFSKFKRLVRDISADLGKEVELKTTGADTELDKTVIEQLGDPLVHIIRNSMDHGIEMPDDRVAAGKPRTGQVHLSAEHSGDSVIINISDDGKGMDPEVIRQKAISKGVIGADDQLSHTDLLNLIFAPGFSTAQQVTGLSGRGVGMDVVKRAIESLRGSITLDSQKGQGSTVSLRIPLTLAIIESLLVQIGDGRYVLPLSAVEECIELTAQDIHDSHGRNLAKVRGHLVPYVPLREEFAIDGNRPAVQQIVITQINGQQLGFVVDNVIGEHQTVIKSLGPMYRDVQCVSGATILGDGSVALILDIVYLMQKASEEGRVSQP, from the coding sequence ATGCAGGATGCCCCACAAAATGCCTTTAAGGAAGAAGCCTACGAACTGCTCAGTGAACTCGAAGATTCGCTGCTAGAGCTTGAAGAACAGCCCGACGACCACGAGACCATCAGCAAAGTGTTCCGGGCCATGCACACTATCAAAGGCTCCGGTGCCATGTTCGGGTTTACCACCATCTCCGAATTCACCCACGAAGTTGAAACCGTCTTCGATCTGGTGCGTAACGGTGAGTTGCCCGTCACCAAACAACTCGTTGATCTGTCGCTCAAGGCCCGTGACCATATCCTTGCCCTGCTCGATTGCGACGCTGAAGAACAGGGGGGATACGCCGCCCAGGGTGCAGACCTCGTTGCACAGTTCCAGGCTCTTGCCGGAGGTGGCAGCGCACCAGCCACCCTCGCCGCGTCGGTAGCTGACGCTGACAACGCCGACACCAAAAACGACTACACCACCTACCGTATCCGCTTTCGGCCATCACTCGATATTATGCACAACGGCACCTCCATTGCCCAACTGCTCGATGAACTCGCCGAACTCGGCACCTGTCGGACCATCGCCCATAAAGCAAATGTCCGAGCTTTGGACGAGCTTAATGCTGAAGACTGCTATGCCAGCTGGGATATCATCCTCACCAGCGACTGTGGCGAAGATGCTATCCGTGACGTGTTCATCTTTGTCGAAGACGATTGCGAACTGATTATCAAAGCGATTGATCTCGGCAGCGATGAGGATGGCATGGACCGCAAACGCCTCGGTGACATTCTCATTGAACGCGGCGAGATCAGCCAGGCCGAAATCGACGACGTCCTCGCCCACAACAAACGTATCGGCGATCTGCTCGTCGAAGCGAATCTTGTCAGTCGTGACCAAGTCGACTCCGCCCTGCTCGAACAGCAGGAGATTCGAAAACTCAAAGAAAAGAAAAAAGAAAAAAGCCAAGGTGCCAGCAGCCTGCGCGTCCCCGCTGACAAACTCGACGACCTCGTCAACCTCGTCGGTGAAATGGTCACCGTCCAGTCGCGCCTCAGCCAGGTCGCCAACCAGCGTCACGACGCCGATTTGCTCTCCATCGCCGAAGAAGTCGAACGCCTCACCGAAGACTTACGCGACAGCACCCTCAACATCCGCATGCTACCCATCGGCAGCACGTTCAGCAAATTCAAACGCCTCGTGCGCGACATCAGCGCCGATCTCGGCAAAGAAGTCGAACTCAAAACCACCGGCGCCGACACCGAACTCGACAAAACCGTCATCGAGCAACTCGGCGACCCCCTCGTCCACATCATCCGCAACAGCATGGACCACGGCATCGAGATGCCCGACGACCGCGTTGCCGCCGGCAAGCCCCGCACCGGCCAGGTCCACTTAAGCGCCGAACACTCCGGCGACAGCGTCATCATCAACATCAGCGACGACGGCAAAGGCATGGATCCCGAAGTGATCCGCCAAAAAGCCATCAGCAAAGGCGTCATCGGCGCCGACGACCAACTGAGCCACACCGACCTGCTCAACCTCATCTTCGCCCCCGGCTTCTCCACCGCCCAGCAAGTCACCGGCCTGTCCGGGCGCGGCGTCGGCATGGACGTCGTCAAACGCGCCATCGAATCATTACGCGGCAGCATCACCCTCGACAGTCAAAAAGGCCAGGGCAGCACCGTTAGCCTGCGCATCCCCCTGACCCTCGCCATCATCGAAAGCCTGCTCGTCCAGATCGGTGACGGCCGCTACGTACTGCCCCTGTCCGCCGTTGAAGAATGCATCGAACTCACCGCCCAAGACATCCACGACTCTCACGGCCGCAATCTCGCCAAGGTTCGCGGCCACCTGGTGCCCTACGTTCCGTTACGCGAAGAATTTGCCATCGACGGCAACCGGCCCGCAGTACAGCAGATCGTCATCACCCAGATCAACGGCCAGCAGCTCGGTTTCGTCGTCGACAACGTCATCGGCGAACACCAGACCGTTATCAAATCCCTCGGCCCCATGTATCGCGATGTGCAGTGTGTCTCCGGCGCCACCATCCTCGGTGACGGCAGTGTTGCTCTTATTCTCGACATTGTTTATCTGATGCAGAAAGCCAGTGAGGAGGGGCGTGTCAGCCAACCGTAA
- a CDS encoding STAS domain-containing protein encodes MFELESKTIQNSDGAAYQLLIVSGDLGIATIGQLKNDLLSALQSHDHVILDMAAVTDVDYSVLQLLCSANKYAQKYGKHFQIKGQCTEAFIDRAQSLGFFRDQACNEAEDPMKCLWIPENLT; translated from the coding sequence ATGTTTGAACTGGAAAGCAAAACCATTCAAAACAGTGACGGCGCAGCCTATCAACTGCTGATTGTCAGCGGTGATCTGGGTATCGCCACCATCGGCCAACTTAAAAACGATCTGCTCAGTGCCCTGCAGAGCCATGACCACGTGATTCTTGACATGGCCGCCGTCACCGATGTCGATTACAGCGTGTTGCAGCTCTTATGCAGCGCCAACAAATACGCTCAGAAGTATGGCAAACACTTCCAGATCAAAGGCCAATGCACCGAAGCCTTTATCGATCGTGCTCAATCCCTCGGCTTCTTTCGCGATCAGGCCTGCAACGAGGCCGAAGATCCGATGAAATGCCTGTGGATACCGGAAAACCTCACCTAA
- a CDS encoding response regulator, which produces MAKTVLAVDDSKSILQMVSFTLKGAGYQVIEAGNGQEALAAAQKHKVDLVLTDLNMPVMDGLTLVQKLRAAPTYKFTPILMLTTEAGADFKAKGKAAGLTGWLVKPFDPQKLLGVVKKVLG; this is translated from the coding sequence ATGGCAAAAACAGTGTTAGCGGTCGATGATTCAAAATCGATCCTGCAGATGGTGTCCTTCACTCTCAAAGGTGCCGGTTATCAGGTGATTGAAGCCGGCAACGGTCAGGAAGCTCTCGCCGCCGCGCAAAAACACAAAGTTGACCTGGTGCTCACCGACCTCAACATGCCGGTGATGGACGGGCTGACCCTGGTACAGAAACTGCGCGCCGCGCCCACCTACAAATTCACCCCGATTCTGATGCTCACCACCGAAGCCGGAGCCGACTTCAAGGCCAAAGGCAAAGCCGCGGGGCTTACCGGCTGGCTGGTCAAACCCTTTGATCCGCAAAAACTGCTCGGTGTCGTCAAAAAAGTGCTCGGCTAA
- a CDS encoding methyl-accepting chemotaxis protein produces MKKTVRNIVIVVLIVNVSLVAVAAVADLGWLGPLLVVASMLTALTGSWVAVLSTQKAPTAQGPSSDVVTAAQELFVCLETEITGQCRDAQSENAQVQNILADAITKLIASFSELEEKTVEQKELAVTLTRGQDNDSAMTSFKALFENIETVMQRLLDATIENNSQTNRLVASMDETQDQFQKVLGMLGEVRKIADQTNLLAINAAVEAARAGTAGKGFAVVAEEVRNLSIRSNRFSEQIDTSVQAISTALGHVGTSIRELSENSSQLVTEESDHISTTMDQAQQFNQMVEKSAGQISSIAEDVSQLVRQAVTSLQFQDMSTQVIGTVTRRLTAMDELIHSVAQQSQQLPAIEDGDLAGQSEVLEMILKSSARLVRESHHNPVSQKNMDEGDIELF; encoded by the coding sequence ATGAAAAAAACAGTACGAAACATTGTCATCGTTGTGTTGATTGTCAATGTTAGCTTGGTCGCAGTTGCAGCAGTGGCGGACCTTGGCTGGCTGGGGCCACTACTTGTTGTTGCTTCGATGCTGACGGCGTTAACAGGAAGCTGGGTTGCCGTGTTGAGCACCCAAAAGGCACCGACAGCACAAGGGCCCTCCAGTGATGTTGTCACGGCCGCGCAGGAGCTATTTGTCTGCCTGGAAACAGAAATCACCGGGCAATGTCGTGATGCGCAAAGTGAAAATGCTCAGGTGCAGAATATCCTTGCCGATGCCATAACCAAACTGATTGCCAGCTTCAGCGAACTTGAGGAAAAAACCGTTGAACAAAAAGAACTGGCAGTGACGTTAACCCGTGGACAAGACAATGACAGTGCGATGACATCCTTTAAGGCCCTGTTTGAAAACATTGAAACAGTCATGCAACGTCTGCTGGATGCTACCATCGAAAATAACAGTCAGACAAATCGACTTGTTGCATCCATGGATGAAACCCAAGACCAGTTCCAAAAAGTTCTCGGTATGCTTGGTGAGGTGCGCAAAATTGCCGATCAGACCAACCTGCTCGCTATCAATGCCGCTGTCGAAGCCGCCCGTGCAGGGACCGCCGGAAAGGGATTTGCCGTGGTTGCTGAAGAGGTGCGGAATCTGTCTATTCGCTCCAATCGCTTCAGTGAACAGATTGATACCTCGGTCCAAGCGATCTCAACGGCTTTGGGACATGTCGGCACATCCATTCGGGAACTCTCCGAGAACTCCAGCCAGTTGGTGACAGAAGAAAGTGATCATATCAGCACCACCATGGATCAGGCGCAACAATTCAATCAGATGGTTGAAAAAAGCGCGGGTCAGATTTCGTCTATTGCCGAAGATGTATCGCAGCTTGTGCGTCAAGCGGTGACATCGTTGCAGTTTCAGGACATGTCCACCCAGGTCATTGGAACGGTTACCCGGCGACTTACGGCCATGGACGAATTGATACACAGTGTCGCGCAGCAATCGCAACAGTTGCCCGCGATTGAGGACGGGGATCTCGCCGGGCAGAGCGAGGTTCTGGAAATGATTTTGAAGAGTTCAGCTCGACTGGTTCGCGAAAGCCACCACAATCCGGTGTCGCAAAAAAACATGGACGAAGGTGACATTGAGCTTTTTTGA
- a CDS encoding sigma-54-dependent transcriptional regulator, giving the protein MMPYPEHPILLVDDEEPWLHSFALTLRQRGGINNVLKSSDSREVLPLLRNQVVDTVVIDLTMPHISGEELLEQISHEFPEIPVIVITGMNQLDVAVSCMKAGAFDFFIKTAERERLIAGVKRAIEFNSLKLENQRLRSKMLATRSRHAAFEEIVTDDPAMFKLLDYLEAVSPSRHPVLICGESGTGKELIARAVHQLSCPEQPLVAVNVAGLDDDMFADTLFGHVAGAFTGASSKRFGMVEQAANGTLFLDEIGDLSLHSQVKLLRLVQEREFLPVGSDKVKRSQARIVCATNVDLEQKIKDGRFRADLYYRLATHQVVVPPLRERRADLPLLVNYFVDQASVDLAKPRPAVKKELITLLHCYHFPGNVRELQAMIYDVLSRYHSGVLPLDGFREKILSTPSGGITELVEEMVFPEHLPSLQEMSRLLVEEAMSRAQGNQRTAAALLGISQQALSKRLKKMSPS; this is encoded by the coding sequence ATGATGCCCTACCCTGAGCATCCGATTCTGTTGGTTGATGACGAGGAGCCGTGGTTGCATAGTTTTGCCCTGACCTTGCGTCAGCGCGGCGGGATCAACAATGTGCTTAAAAGTTCCGACAGCCGTGAGGTTCTGCCACTTCTGAGAAATCAAGTTGTCGATACCGTAGTGATCGATCTGACTATGCCCCACATCAGCGGCGAAGAGCTTCTTGAGCAGATCAGCCATGAGTTTCCGGAAATTCCCGTTATTGTCATCACCGGAATGAACCAACTGGACGTTGCCGTAAGCTGTATGAAGGCTGGTGCTTTTGATTTTTTTATCAAAACGGCAGAACGGGAACGGCTGATTGCCGGTGTTAAACGGGCCATTGAATTTAACAGTCTTAAACTGGAGAATCAGCGTCTACGCAGCAAAATGCTAGCGACACGCTCACGGCACGCGGCATTTGAAGAGATTGTCACTGATGATCCGGCCATGTTTAAACTGTTGGATTATCTCGAGGCGGTCTCACCCAGCCGTCACCCGGTTCTCATTTGTGGCGAAAGTGGGACCGGCAAAGAACTTATCGCCCGTGCTGTCCATCAGCTCAGCTGCCCGGAGCAGCCTCTGGTCGCAGTTAACGTTGCTGGGTTAGATGACGACATGTTCGCGGATACCTTGTTTGGTCATGTTGCCGGTGCCTTTACCGGAGCCAGCAGCAAACGTTTTGGGATGGTAGAACAGGCCGCCAATGGGACGCTTTTTCTTGATGAAATCGGAGACTTGAGTCTGCACTCCCAGGTGAAACTGTTGCGTCTTGTTCAGGAACGCGAGTTCCTTCCCGTCGGTAGTGACAAGGTAAAGCGGTCTCAGGCACGTATCGTTTGTGCGACCAATGTTGATCTGGAACAGAAGATAAAAGATGGGAGGTTTCGAGCCGACCTCTATTACCGTCTGGCCACCCATCAGGTTGTTGTCCCACCGCTCAGAGAGCGACGTGCTGATCTCCCCTTGCTGGTGAATTACTTTGTTGATCAGGCGTCAGTGGATCTTGCCAAACCGCGGCCCGCGGTTAAAAAAGAGTTGATTACCCTGTTGCATTGCTACCATTTTCCCGGCAATGTGCGTGAATTGCAGGCGATGATTTACGATGTGTTGAGCCGTTATCATTCTGGGGTGCTGCCGCTAGACGGCTTTCGAGAAAAAATCTTATCCACACCCTCCGGTGGGATCACCGAGCTGGTTGAAGAGATGGTTTTTCCGGAGCACCTGCCCAGCTTGCAGGAGATGTCGCGGTTATTGGTGGAAGAAGCCATGAGTCGTGCTCAGGGCAATCAACGGACAGCTGCAGCGTTGCTGGGTATTTCTCAGCAGGCGTTGAGTAAGCGTTTGAAAAAAATGTCACCTTCGTAG
- a CDS encoding NUDIX hydrolase, translating into MDHIIATLQRHQYAALEDQHQKGRASVALILRHGAQGIELLLIQRAKHPNDPWSGNLGFPGGRIDPEDATAYDAAVRETREEVGLSLAQQDYVVRLDDHHGVRIPVCVSCFVFSIADNAAELEKNYEVSKAFWVPLRSLQDPEKHHLATVSWHGKSIAVPGIDLGGELPVLWGLTYRFIRHFFTVIGEPLSDCPQGTML; encoded by the coding sequence GTGGACCATATTATCGCCACATTACAACGGCATCAGTATGCTGCCCTTGAAGATCAGCATCAGAAAGGTCGCGCCTCGGTGGCCCTGATTTTGCGTCATGGTGCTCAGGGGATTGAGTTGCTGCTGATTCAACGGGCCAAACATCCGAACGATCCCTGGTCCGGGAATCTCGGTTTTCCAGGTGGGCGTATTGATCCCGAAGATGCCACGGCCTATGATGCCGCAGTGCGTGAAACCCGCGAGGAGGTGGGATTGAGCCTGGCGCAACAGGATTACGTCGTGCGCCTGGATGATCATCACGGTGTGCGCATTCCGGTGTGTGTCAGCTGTTTTGTATTCTCAATTGCTGACAATGCTGCGGAGCTGGAAAAAAACTACGAAGTCTCCAAAGCGTTCTGGGTGCCGTTACGCTCGCTGCAGGACCCGGAGAAGCATCACCTGGCGACAGTGTCATGGCATGGTAAATCGATTGCCGTGCCAGGGATCGATCTTGGTGGCGAACTGCCGGTCCTCTGGGGGTTGACCTACCGTTTTATCCGTCATTTCTTTACCGTTATCGGTGAGCCGTTAAGCGACTGTCCCCAAGGAACCATGCTATGA
- the cmoB gene encoding tRNA 5-methoxyuridine(34)/uridine 5-oxyacetic acid(34) synthase CmoB encodes MFEEIDKLIAAIAQGEEPVWAQSLTEFVEKKRQFLLRDRKSQAYLQLLENIPDNLKLEADLDRDWVSIGKAGELPADQDQKIQHALFGLRPWRKGPFKILGTEVDTEWVSYLKWNRLKEQIAPLQGRRILDVGSSSGYYLFRMLAADPKLVVGLEPYQTFYFQYCLLQKLLKQPCCYTLPGKFEELPEMTGCFDTLFHMGVLYHVRSPLDTLTRIRRTLRRGGELVLETLVIPGEEQVALTPSDRYAKMNNVFFLPTVNGLANWLARAGFTKIRCIDVTRTTSEEQRKTPWIQTESLADFLDPQDALKTIEGYPAPRRALMLAEVK; translated from the coding sequence AAGAAACGGCAATTTCTTCTACGTGACAGAAAAAGCCAAGCGTATCTGCAGCTGCTTGAGAATATCCCCGACAACCTGAAGCTTGAAGCTGATCTGGACCGGGATTGGGTGTCTATCGGCAAGGCCGGTGAGCTCCCAGCAGATCAGGATCAAAAGATTCAACACGCTTTGTTCGGTTTGCGACCCTGGCGTAAGGGCCCTTTTAAGATCCTTGGTACGGAAGTGGATACAGAATGGGTCTCCTACCTGAAGTGGAATCGCCTCAAAGAACAGATTGCGCCCTTGCAGGGACGGCGGATTCTCGACGTTGGCAGTAGCAGTGGCTATTATCTGTTCCGAATGCTTGCGGCAGATCCGAAATTAGTGGTTGGTCTGGAACCGTATCAAACCTTCTATTTTCAGTATTGCCTGCTACAGAAGCTGCTCAAGCAACCCTGCTGTTATACATTGCCGGGGAAATTTGAAGAATTACCTGAGATGACTGGTTGCTTTGATACTCTGTTTCACATGGGTGTGCTTTACCATGTCCGTTCTCCGCTTGACACTCTGACCCGGATTCGACGCACCTTGCGGCGCGGTGGCGAACTGGTTCTGGAAACGCTGGTGATCCCCGGAGAAGAGCAAGTCGCATTGACGCCAAGCGACCGATACGCCAAAATGAACAATGTGTTCTTTCTGCCGACGGTCAATGGTCTGGCCAATTGGCTGGCACGTGCCGGTTTTACCAAGATTCGCTGCATTGACGTGACGCGAACAACCTCTGAGGAACAACGAAAAACGCCGTGGATTCAGACGGAATCCCTAGCGGATTTTCTTGATCCTCAGGATGCGTTGAAAACCATCGAGGGCTATCCGGCACCTCGACGGGCATTGATGTTGGCTGAAGTCAAATAA